From the genome of Segatella hominis, one region includes:
- the rplV gene encoding 50S ribosomal protein L22 has protein sequence MGARKHIAAEKLKEARKNLYFAKLVGVPSSPRKMRYVVDMIRGMEVNRALGVLRFSKKQASADVEKLLRSAIANWEAKNDRKAEDGELYISKVFVDEGVTMKRMRPAPQGRGYRIRKRSNHVTLFVDAKTNDDK, from the coding sequence ATGGGAGCAAGAAAACATATTGCGGCTGAGAAATTGAAAGAGGCCCGTAAAAACTTGTACTTCGCTAAGTTGGTAGGTGTTCCTTCTTCTCCACGTAAAATGCGCTACGTTGTAGACATGATTCGTGGTATGGAGGTTAACCGTGCACTCGGAGTACTTCGCTTCTCTAAGAAGCAGGCATCTGCTGACGTTGAGAAATTACTCCGTTCAGCTATCGCTAACTGGGAAGCTAAGAATGATCGCAAAGCTGAGGATGGTGAGCTTTATATCAGTAAGGTCTTTGTTGATGAAGGCGTTACAATGAAACGTATGAGACCTGCACCACAGGGTCGTGGTTATAGAATTCGCAAGCGTTCTAACCATGTTACTCTTTTTGTTGATGCAAAAACTAATGACGATAAATAA
- the rpsC gene encoding 30S ribosomal protein S3, whose translation MGQKVNPISNRLGIIRGWDSNWFGGKNFGDNLVEDQKIRKYLNERLAKASVSRIVIERTLKLVTITICTARPGIVIGKGGQDVDKLKEELKKLYKKDIQINIFEVKKPELDATIVGKNIASQIEHMIAYRRAIKMAVANTMRAGAEGIKIQITGRLNGAEMARKEMYKEGRTPLHTFRADIDYCQCEALTKVGLLGIKVWICRGEVYGKADLTPNFTADNKGNNRGNGRSNRGGNRKKNNNR comes from the coding sequence ATGGGACAGAAAGTTAATCCGATAAGTAACCGACTTGGTATTATCCGTGGTTGGGATTCAAATTGGTTCGGTGGTAAGAACTTCGGTGATAACCTCGTAGAGGATCAGAAAATCCGTAAGTATCTTAACGAGCGCCTTGCTAAGGCAAGTGTTTCTCGTATCGTTATCGAGCGTACATTGAAACTTGTTACCATTACTATTTGTACAGCCCGTCCAGGTATTGTCATTGGTAAAGGTGGTCAGGATGTAGATAAGTTGAAGGAAGAGTTGAAGAAGCTTTATAAGAAAGATATTCAGATCAACATCTTCGAGGTTAAGAAGCCTGAGCTTGATGCTACTATTGTAGGTAAGAACATCGCTAGCCAGATCGAGCATATGATTGCTTATCGTCGTGCTATCAAGATGGCAGTTGCTAACACAATGCGTGCTGGTGCTGAGGGTATCAAGATTCAGATTACAGGTCGTCTGAATGGTGCAGAAATGGCACGTAAGGAAATGTACAAAGAGGGTCGTACTCCTCTTCACACATTCCGCGCAGACATCGATTATTGCCAGTGCGAGGCACTTACTAAGGTAGGCTTGCTTGGTATCAAGGTTTGGATTTGCCGTGGTGAAGTTTATGGTAAGGCTGATCTTACTCCTAACTTTACTGCTGATAACAAGGGCAACAACCGTGGTAACGGTCGTTCAAACCGTGGTGGTAATCGCAAGAAAAACAATAACCGTTAA
- the rplP gene encoding 50S ribosomal protein L16: protein MLQPKRVKYRRPQDGRGNKGNAHRGTQLAFGSFGIKTLEPKWIDSRQIEAARVALNRYMNRQGQVWIRIFPDKPITRKPADVRMGKGKGDPAGWVAPVTPGRILFEVEGVSFDVAKEGLRLAAQKLPVKTKFIVRRDYDKNA from the coding sequence ATGTTACAGCCAAAAAGAGTAAAATATAGAAGACCTCAAGATGGACGTGGCAACAAAGGCAACGCTCACAGAGGTACACAATTGGCATTCGGTTCTTTCGGTATCAAAACTCTTGAGCCAAAGTGGATCGATAGCCGTCAAATAGAGGCAGCTCGTGTAGCATTGAACCGTTACATGAATCGTCAGGGTCAGGTGTGGATCCGTATCTTCCCTGATAAGCCAATCACTCGTAAGCCTGCTGATGTCCGAATGGGTAAAGGTAAGGGTGATCCTGCAGGATGGGTTGCTCCTGTTACACCAGGTCGCATTCTCTTCGAAGTAGAGGGAGTTAGTTTTGATGTTGCTAAAGAGGGTCTTCGTCTTGCAGCACAGAAACTTCCTGTTAAGACTAAGTTTATTGTTAGACGTGATTACGATAAAAACGCTTAA
- the rpmC gene encoding 50S ribosomal protein L29 — protein MKIAEIKNIETKELVEKLEAAVDALNKKKINHNVTPLENPSEIKVARRDIARMKTELRQRELNK, from the coding sequence ATGAAGATCGCAGAAATTAAAAATATCGAAACCAAGGAATTGGTTGAGAAGTTGGAGGCAGCAGTTGACGCTTTGAACAAGAAGAAGATCAACCACAATGTAACTCCACTTGAGAATCCATCAGAGATTAAGGTTGCTCGTCGTGATATCGCACGCATGAAAACTGAACTTCGTCAGAGAGAACTTAACAAATAA
- the rpsQ gene encoding 30S ribosomal protein S17 — protein sequence MVQMETRNLRKVRQGVVISNKMDKTIVIAAKFKEMHPIYGKFVQKTKKYHAHDENNEANVGDTVMIMETRPLSKTKRWRLVQIVEKAK from the coding sequence ATGGTCCAGATGGAAACAAGAAATTTAAGAAAAGTAAGACAGGGTGTTGTTATTAGCAACAAAATGGATAAAACCATTGTTATTGCAGCTAAGTTCAAGGAGATGCACCCTATTTATGGTAAGTTTGTCCAGAAGACAAAGAAGTACCATGCACATGACGAGAATAATGAGGCTAACGTAGGTGATACTGTTATGATCATGGAAACTCGTCCTCTGTCTAAGACAAAAAGATGGAGATTAGTACAAATCGTAGAAAAAGCTAAGTAA
- the rplN gene encoding 50S ribosomal protein L14 — protein sequence MIQAESRLTVCDNSGAREALCIRVLGGTGRRYASVGDVIVVSVKNVIPSSDLKKGAVSKALIVRTKKEIRRADGSYIRFDDNACVLLNNAGELRGSRIFGPVARELRAVNMKVVSLAPEVL from the coding sequence ATGATACAAGCAGAATCAAGACTTACAGTATGTGATAACAGCGGTGCTCGCGAGGCTCTTTGCATTCGAGTTCTCGGTGGTACAGGCCGTCGTTACGCAAGTGTTGGTGACGTGATTGTCGTTTCTGTCAAGAACGTTATTCCATCAAGTGATTTGAAGAAAGGTGCAGTATCAAAGGCTTTGATTGTTCGCACAAAGAAGGAAATTCGTCGTGCTGATGGTTCTTACATCCGTTTCGATGATAACGCTTGTGTATTGCTCAATAATGCTGGTGAGCTTCGTGGTAGCCGTATCTTCGGTCCTGTTGCTCGTGAGCTCCGTGCAGTCAACATGAAAGTCGTTTCTTTGGCACCTGAGGTTCTTTAA
- the rplX gene encoding 50S ribosomal protein L24, which yields MSKLHIKKDDNVIVIAGADKGKTGKVLKVLVDENRAIVEGVHMVSKSMKPSAKNPQGGIVKQEAPIHISNLSLIDPKSGKATRVAIKHEGKNVVRIAKKSGEEIK from the coding sequence ATGAGTAAGTTACATATAAAGAAAGACGATAATGTTATCGTTATTGCCGGTGCAGATAAGGGCAAGACTGGTAAGGTGCTCAAGGTTCTCGTTGATGAGAATCGTGCCATTGTAGAAGGCGTACACATGGTATCTAAGAGCATGAAGCCTTCTGCTAAGAATCCTCAGGGAGGCATCGTAAAGCAAGAGGCTCCTATTCATATCTCTAATTTAAGCTTGATCGATCCTAAGAGTGGCAAGGCTACACGAGTAGCTATCAAGCATGAGGGTAAAAATGTTGTTCGCATCGCTAAAAAGTCAGGGGAGGAAATCAAGTAA